Proteins co-encoded in one Sciurus carolinensis unplaced genomic scaffold, mSciCar1.2, whole genome shotgun sequence genomic window:
- the LOC124974138 gene encoding RNA-binding protein 3-like → MSSEEEKFLVEGLNFNTSAALGLFLRWSLSRIGRLSNPRVFINLTNPEHASDATKAKNGECLDGHQIHVEHAGKSDQAPEGMSLGPMDVVTGRVGGNQGYGRGQYDS, encoded by the coding sequence ATGTCTTCTGAAGAAGAGAAGTTCTTGGTGGAAGGACTCAACTTCAATACTTCAGCAGCTTTGGGCCTATTTCTGAGGTGGTCGTTGTCAAGGATCGGGAGACTCAGCAACCCCAGGGTTTTTATCAACCTCACCAACCCAGAACATGCCTCAGATGCCACGAAAGCCAAGAATGGAGAGTGCCTGGATGGTCATCAGATCCATGTGGAGCATGCAGGCAAGTCTGACCAGGCACCAGAGGGGATGTCTTTGGGGCCCATGGACGTGGTCACAGGTAGAGTTGGTGGGAACCAGGGCTATGGGAGAGGCCAGTATGACAGTTGA